TGGTGTCGGTGGTGCTGACGCTGATCGCGCTGTTCGTGTTCGGGGCGCTCAAGGGGCGGTTCACGGGAGCGCCGGTGTGGCGCAGCGCATTTCAGACCATGCTGGTGGGCGCGGCGGCGTCGGGTGCAGCGTTCCTGATCGCCCGCGCGGTGTCCGGAACCGGCGGGGCCTGATCAATGACGGTGTGTGATGGTCGGCGGCTCCGGTGCTCACCGCTCTGTCGCCGCACCACCAGAGAAGCGGCCCCAGTGGGGCCGCCTCGAGTGTCGTCACTCGTTGTTCAGTCGTCTGCCTGGGTGATCTCGAACAGGAACCAGATGCGGCGTTCGGTGCCGTCCAGCAGTTCCTGCAGGATGTTGCCGGTCGGGGAGTCCTTGTGGTCATCGCAGATGTCGATGGCGCGACGCTGCGCGGTCGCGATCCGGCGGTTGTCGTCCAGCAGGGTCTGCACCATGTCCTGCGGGGACACGAACGCCCGGTCATCGTCCTTGATCTGCGTCAGCTGGGCCACATGGCCGACGCTCCTGAGGGTGAGGCCCCCGAGTTTGCGCACGCGCTCGGCGAGCACGTCCACGCTGTCGAGCAGGGCGTCGGCCTGCTCGTCGAAGAGCAGGTGCAGGTCACGGAAGCGGCGCCCGGAGAGGTGCCAGTGGAAGTTCTCGGTCTTGATGTAGAGCGCCAGGGCGTCGGCGATGAGCGGATTGACGGCCTCGGTCACCGCGGTGACCTGGCCGGGGGTAAGGTCGGTGGGGGTGGCGAGGGCGGCGGGCGTGGTGTGGGTGGTCATCACAGGGCTCCTTATCAGGAATCGTTCCTGACAGGGAAACGATAGGCGGCTGATCGGTGGACAACCACCCCAATCAGCATCGGTTTACTCGGAATGGCCACTGGGCTGTGTTCAGGTAAAAGGCGTGTGGCACGTCAGATCTCTGTTGAGCTGACTCATCCGTGAGCGGAGACCAAAGGACGGCCGAGGGGGTACGCCCGCGACACGTGCACGCATGACCAGGCGGAGTGCAGGATCCGGCCTCACGGGGTTCGCGGTATCGCCGCCCAGAGGATCGGCTGGGGGTGAGCTACGCTGCGCCGGTGCGGATCGCTCCGGAGTACCTGATCACGTTCAACGCCGTCGCGGAACTCGGCAGTGTCAGCAAGGCGGCCGCCTTCCTCAACCTCAGCCAGCCGGCGGTCAGTGGACAGCTGCGTTCCCTCACCGCCCTCATCGGCACGCCGCTGTACACCCGGCACGCGCGGGGCATCGCCCTCACGGCCGCCGGCGCCGAGCTCCTTCCCCTCGCGCAGACGCTGGCCCGCACCATGACCCGGGTCGTGGACTTCGCGGCCGACCGGCGCCAGCGGCTGAACTCGACCGTCCAGCTGGGGATCTCCTGGACGCTGTCGCCCTGGGCCATCCAGCTGGCCACCGCGTTCCAGGGAAGTTCGACCGTCCTCGTGATCCACGCCGATCACACTCCAGACCTGATCACCCGAGTGAGGAGCGGTGTCCTGGACGCGGCCCTGACGGTGGACGCGAGTCTCAACCTGCCCGAGGGCCTGGAGGCCCGCCGGTTTTCCAGCGAGGAGCTGCGCGTGATCGTGCCGGCCGGGCATCCCCTGACCCAGCAGGGCTACGTGCCGCTGCACGCACTTGCCGGAGAAGTGCTGCTGTGGCCCATGCCGGAGTCGAGTGTCCGGAGGCGCGGATCCAAGTTGCTTGAACGTGCTGGCGTCACGCCGCGCGCACACCTGGAACTCGGGTCGTTCCTGGCCGTGAAGCAGGCCCTGGTCGGCGGGGTAGGGGTGGCGATCCTGCCCCGCAGCATGGTGGCAACGGAGATCGATCACGGTCTACTGGCGAGCATCGGTCTGGAGAGCCCCGAGGTGACGCTCGGGTACCACGCGGTCAGCGCTCCACTGGCCCTGCTCAGCGCCCCGGTTCGTGAGGTGCTTGACCAGCTGAGTCCGTACTCCCTGTAGTCGCCCTGGCGTTCATTGCAGGAGGGCCGATCCAGAAGCGCCATGGCCACGCCAGCCTTCGCGCACTGATATCAGCTGCCCTGATAACAGGCATCCAATTATCGAATAAGTCCCTCCACTCCGTTGACCATATACCCCCAGGGGGTTTATCGTCCAGGCATCCCGAGGAGGGCACCATGTACTTCACCCGCTTCTACGACCCAGACCTCGCCCAGGCGTCCTACATGATCGGCTGCCAGAAGACCGGCGAATGCCTCGTCATTGACCCGATCCGCGACGTCACCCAGTACCTCGACGACGCGCGCGCGCAGGGCCTGCGCATCACCCACGTGACCGAGACGCACATCCACGCCGACTACCTGTCCGGCAGCCGCGAGCTCGCCGCCCAGACCAGCGCTCAGCTCTTGCTGTCCGCTGAGGGCGGCCCCGGCTGGCAGTACACCTATGACGATGGGAACCAGGTGAAACTGCATGACGGCGACACGTTCATGGTCGGCAACGTCCGGCTCCAGGTGCTACACACCCCCGGTCACACCCCGGAAAGCGTGTCCTTCCTCGTCACCGATACCCCCCGGGGTGAGCAGCCCAGCCTGATCCTGACCGGCGACTTCGTGTTCGTCGGCGACCTCGGCCGCCCCGACCTGCTCGACGAGGCGGCCGGCGGTGTGGATACACGCTTCGCTGGGGCGCGGGCGCTGTTCAAGTCGCTGCGCACGAAATTCCTGACCCTGCCCGACCACGTACAGGTCTGGCCCGGCCACGGGGCCGGCAGCGCGTGCGGCAAGGCCCTGGGCGCGGTGCCCAGCACCACCGTCGGCTACGAGCGCGCCCTGAGCTGGTGGGCCCCGCTGGTCGCGGCCGACGACGAACACGGCTTCGTGAACGAACTGCTGGCCGGGCAGCCGGACGCGCCGCTGTACTACGGCCGCATGAAGACCGAGAACCGCGACGGCCCACGACTGCTCGGCCCTGCCGCGCCTCTTCGCAAATTGAGCGCCGATGAAGTGTCCCTCCGCGTGGCCTCTGGCGCCCGCCTCATCGACACCCGCCGCAAGGAAGACCACCACGCCGCGGCGCCCCGTGGCAGCGTCAACCTCCCAGACGGGAAGACCTTTGAGACGTGGGCCGGCTGGCTGCTCACGCCGGGCCGGGACCTGATCCTCCTGGCCCCCGCCGAGCGCGCCGAATCCCTGCGCCGCCAGCTGTGGATGGTCGGTCTCGACCAGGTGGTGGGCTTCATCCCCACGGTCGAAGGGCTGGACGCCGCGCCCGCTCAGCCGATTCCAGTCAGCGAGCTGCCTCAGCACGCCGGCGCGCTGATCCTCGATGTCCGCAAGAAGACCGAGTACGACGCTGGCCATCTGCCCGGCGCTCGCCAGCTCCACGCCGGCCGGCTGCCGTGGGCGCTGAACACCCTGCCGCGTGTCCGCGAGATCGTCGTGCACTGCCAGGGCGGAGCCCGCAGCGCCGCCGCCGCCAGCCTGCTGCGCGCCGAGGGCTTCCACGTCACCGAACTCGCTGGCGGCTACGACGCCTGGGCGCACGCCCAGACGGCGCTTCAGACCGCCTGAACCGATAGGGAACCCACCATGATCACCTTCTTCAAGAAGCTCGTCAGCGGCCTCCAGGGCCTACCGTCCCTCAGTCCGCAGGACGCCAAGGCCCTCATCGAGTCCGGCGCACTGCTGCTGGACGTCCGCAGCCTCGCCGAACGCCGGCGCCTGTCGATCCCCGGCAGCGTGAACATTCCCCTCGACGAGCTGCCCGACCGGATCGCGACGCTCCTGAACGGCAAGACCGTCGTCTGTCAGTGCGCCAGCGGCATGCGCAGCGCCCAGGCGACCCGCCTCCTCACGGACGCCGGACTGGACGCCCGCAACCTCAGCTGCGGCATCACCGCGTGGCGCGCCGCGGGCCTGCCCACGATCACCCGTACCTGACCCCATCCCAGGAGACGACCCCATGAGCTACCAGGACATCTTCACCGCTGAACTCGACTTCAAACGCCGCGCCGGAGCGACCCTGTACGACGTCCGCGAACGCGACGAGTATGAACAGGGCCACATCCCCGGCGCCATCAACCTCCCCCTCAGTGAACTGCCGGCCCGCGTGGGCGAGATCCAGTCCCCGGCCGTGATCGCCTGCCTGAGCGGCGGTCGCAGCGCCCAGGCCGCCAGCTATCTGGACGCCCAGGGGGTGGCTGACCTGATGAACCTGACCGGCGGCACCATGGGCTGGATGCGCGAGGGCCGCGAGGTGAAGGCCGGCACCCAGCCGTGATCTTCGCGTGGCTCGGGGCCGTGCTGATCGGCGTGTCGCTCGGCCTGCTCGGGTCCGGCGGCAGCATCCTGACCGTCCCGGTGCTCGTGTACCTCGTCGGTGAGCCGGCCAAACTGGCGATCACCGAGAGCCTCGCCATCGTGGGCCTGATCAGCCTCTTCGGCCTGCTTCCGCACGCCCGCGCGGGGCGGATCGCGTGGCGCAGCGTGCTGGTCTTTGGACTCCCTGGCGTGGTCGGCACGGCGCTCGGCGCGGCCCTCAGCCACTTCGTTCCGGGGGTCGTTCAGCTGTCGATCTTCGCGGTCGTGATGCTGCTCGCCGCCATCTTCATGCTGCGGCCCCCGGTGACGTGCCGGGCACCTGATCTCCCCAGAGCTGGCCTCGGCGGCGTCCTTCCCGCGGCGCTACAGGGCCTGGGGGTGGGTGTCCTGACCGGCCTGGTCGGGGTCGGAGGCGGCTTCCTGATCATTCCAGCACTGGTGTTCCTCGGCGGCCTGCCCATCGAGCTTGCGGTGGGGACGAGCCTGGTGATCATCACCCTGAATTCCGCCACAGGCTTTCTCAAGCACGCCCTGGCCGGGGAGACGCACCTGCACTGGGCACTCATCGTCAGCTTCGCCGTGATCGGCATCCTTGGCAGCGCGCTCGGCGCGCGGATCGGCACGCGGGTCAGCGGCCCGGCGCTGCGTCGCGGCTTCGGCGTGTTCCTGGTCGTCATGGGCGCGTACGTGCTGGCCACCAACGTGCCCCGGCTGCTCGCCCCCCCGGTGGCCGCTCACGCGTCCCTGCCCAGGCCCACTGACCGCCCTCTTTGACGTCCTGCTGTTGATTCCGGCCCAGAGGGCGACGCCCTCTGGGTCCCCTTCTCCTGAGGTTCATTCATGATCGACGTGCTCACTGCCCTCCGCTCCCCCTGGCCCTGGTACGTCGCCGGGCCGCTGATCGGCCTGATGGTTCCCCTGCTGCTGCTCCTCGGCAACAAGTCCTTCGGCATCTCCGCCAACCTCCGGCATGGCTGCGCCATCCTGCTGCCCAACGCAGTCAAACCTGGCTTCTTCCGCTACAACTGGCGCGCCGAGACGTGGAACCTGCTGTTCGCAGCCGGCCTGATCCTGGGGGGGCTGCTCGCCGGCCGGGTGTTCGCCAACCCGGATCCCACCCGCCTGAGCGCCGCCGCCATCCAGTCTGTGCAGCACCTGGGCGTGACGGTGCAGCCGGGGCTGATGCCCGCGGCGCTCACCGACCTGAGCCGTCCTGGTGTGTGGCTGCTTCTGACCGTCAGCGGCCTGCTGGTGGGTTTCGGCACCCGGTACGGCGGTGGCTGCACCAGCGGGCACGCCATCTCCGGCCTGAGCACCCTGCAGGGCCCCAGCGTGATCGCCACCGCGTCCTTCTTCGCCGGCGGCATCCTGAGCGCCAATCTGCTGCTGCCGATCTTCATGGCGGTGATCCGGTGACGACTTCACCCATTCCTGGCGTGCACGACCGCAGCCCAGTTGCGGCGCGCCCCACCGTCAGCCTCGTGGTCTACCTTCTCGCTGGCCTGTCCTTCGGGGTGGTGCTGGTCAAGAGCGAGGCGGCCTCGTGGTACCGCATCCAGGAGATGTTCCGCTTCGAATCCATCCACATGTACGGTCTGATCGGCTCGGCCGTCCTGACCGGGATGATCACCACCGCGCTGCTCCGCCGCGTGGGTGTGCGCAGCCTCGACGGACAGGTCATCACCGTCACCGCCAAGGAACGCGGGTGGCGGCGGTACGTCTTCGGTGGTCTGACCTTCGGCCTTGGCTGGGGCCTCGCGGGCGTGTGCCCCGGCCCGATCCTGAGTCTGCTCGGCAGCGGCGTGTGGGCCATGCTGGTCGTGCTCGTCGCCGCCCTGGTCGGCACGTGGCTGTACGGCCTGCTACGTGACCACCTGCCTCACTGACGGCCGACGCCCCACCTGTCCCGAACCCCCATCCCGGTTCCCGAGAATTCAAATGGAGACGCGCATGTACCAGCACATCGTGGTG
This genomic interval from Deinococcus metalli contains the following:
- a CDS encoding Dps family protein, with amino-acid sequence MTTHTTPAALATPTDLTPGQVTAVTEAVNPLIADALALYIKTENFHWHLSGRRFRDLHLLFDEQADALLDSVDVLAERVRKLGGLTLRSVGHVAQLTQIKDDDRAFVSPQDMVQTLLDDNRRIATAQRRAIDICDDHKDSPTGNILQELLDGTERRIWFLFEITQADD
- a CDS encoding LysR family transcriptional regulator translates to MRIAPEYLITFNAVAELGSVSKAAAFLNLSQPAVSGQLRSLTALIGTPLYTRHARGIALTAAGAELLPLAQTLARTMTRVVDFAADRRQRLNSTVQLGISWTLSPWAIQLATAFQGSSTVLVIHADHTPDLITRVRSGVLDAALTVDASLNLPEGLEARRFSSEELRVIVPAGHPLTQQGYVPLHALAGEVLLWPMPESSVRRRGSKLLERAGVTPRAHLELGSFLAVKQALVGGVGVAILPRSMVATEIDHGLLASIGLESPEVTLGYHAVSAPLALLSAPVREVLDQLSPYSL
- a CDS encoding MBL fold metallo-hydrolase; this encodes MYFTRFYDPDLAQASYMIGCQKTGECLVIDPIRDVTQYLDDARAQGLRITHVTETHIHADYLSGSRELAAQTSAQLLLSAEGGPGWQYTYDDGNQVKLHDGDTFMVGNVRLQVLHTPGHTPESVSFLVTDTPRGEQPSLILTGDFVFVGDLGRPDLLDEAAGGVDTRFAGARALFKSLRTKFLTLPDHVQVWPGHGAGSACGKALGAVPSTTVGYERALSWWAPLVAADDEHGFVNELLAGQPDAPLYYGRMKTENRDGPRLLGPAAPLRKLSADEVSLRVASGARLIDTRRKEDHHAAAPRGSVNLPDGKTFETWAGWLLTPGRDLILLAPAERAESLRRQLWMVGLDQVVGFIPTVEGLDAAPAQPIPVSELPQHAGALILDVRKKTEYDAGHLPGARQLHAGRLPWALNTLPRVREIVVHCQGGARSAAAASLLRAEGFHVTELAGGYDAWAHAQTALQTA
- a CDS encoding rhodanese-like domain-containing protein, which encodes MITFFKKLVSGLQGLPSLSPQDAKALIESGALLLDVRSLAERRRLSIPGSVNIPLDELPDRIATLLNGKTVVCQCASGMRSAQATRLLTDAGLDARNLSCGITAWRAAGLPTITRT
- a CDS encoding rhodanese-like domain-containing protein; protein product: MSYQDIFTAELDFKRRAGATLYDVRERDEYEQGHIPGAINLPLSELPARVGEIQSPAVIACLSGGRSAQAASYLDAQGVADLMNLTGGTMGWMREGREVKAGTQP
- a CDS encoding sulfite exporter TauE/SafE family protein, whose protein sequence is MIFAWLGAVLIGVSLGLLGSGGSILTVPVLVYLVGEPAKLAITESLAIVGLISLFGLLPHARAGRIAWRSVLVFGLPGVVGTALGAALSHFVPGVVQLSIFAVVMLLAAIFMLRPPVTCRAPDLPRAGLGGVLPAALQGLGVGVLTGLVGVGGGFLIIPALVFLGGLPIELAVGTSLVIITLNSATGFLKHALAGETHLHWALIVSFAVIGILGSALGARIGTRVSGPALRRGFGVFLVVMGAYVLATNVPRLLAPPVAAHASLPRPTDRPL
- a CDS encoding YeeE/YedE family protein; the encoded protein is MIDVLTALRSPWPWYVAGPLIGLMVPLLLLLGNKSFGISANLRHGCAILLPNAVKPGFFRYNWRAETWNLLFAAGLILGGLLAGRVFANPDPTRLSAAAIQSVQHLGVTVQPGLMPAALTDLSRPGVWLLLTVSGLLVGFGTRYGGGCTSGHAISGLSTLQGPSVIATASFFAGGILSANLLLPIFMAVIR
- a CDS encoding DUF6691 family protein, which translates into the protein MTTSPIPGVHDRSPVAARPTVSLVVYLLAGLSFGVVLVKSEAASWYRIQEMFRFESIHMYGLIGSAVLTGMITTALLRRVGVRSLDGQVITVTAKERGWRRYVFGGLTFGLGWGLAGVCPGPILSLLGSGVWAMLVVLVAALVGTWLYGLLRDHLPH